One genomic region from Grus americana isolate bGruAme1 chromosome 15, bGruAme1.mat, whole genome shotgun sequence encodes:
- the RAI1 gene encoding retinoic acid-induced protein 1, with the protein MQSFRERCGFHGNQQSYQPTSQDTSRLENYRHQSQAGPNCERQRLVAKEYYSQQQLPYSGYENSAVEKYHRGNKQLAGQQLQGRPAFSNYAVQENSPYPARYSGDESLQAWGGQPQALPGGVAKYEDSLMKKTAALAGGRAYHEPAAAPLPFRTHFQQQQQQQQQQQQQPPPTLPYPKLQRQKLPNDVSSPMPFSQSPHFGQHSQSFPASSTYSSVPGGSQPAHSYKSCTAPSGQPPLERPLGSAASLAPGPRVPNLHGYQPNRIGYEQPPQPPPQPPQPPPPQPPQPPQPPQPPQPLQGRHHAPETLHYQNLAKYQHYNQPGQTYCQGDAPPVRTPEQYYQTFSPSASHSPARSVGRSPSYSSTPSPLMPNLENFQYSQQPLSAGAFPSGIADHSHFMPLLNPSPTDGTSPDAQSGNCKNLQKEKLPENLLSDLSLQSLTALTSQVENISNTVQQLLLSKAAVPQKKGIKTPARTPEQLKGQHCSPESSTYSAEQVGTPLSDSLSTPQSVHAETQDADYLSGSEDQLERNFLYCNQNRSPARVNSNSKAKPESVSTCSVTSPDDMSTKSDDSFQSIHASLPLETFTKYVTNERDCPRLLLSALSQEELASEIIVLQDAISEKADKAWANSPMLSKEATKSPFQLENHRPCLDSMVKGAWPSQGDSSTLTEPLKLDKASGASAGKDFGEEVYEGPQVEFTATETKDALKDAAPLAFNSKPSIPVATSSAGATGYSCYSNTTANSVGSENAMENFEWPEESLGEACLRWKELGSGLQATDLPKGLFPSKLVGSCKEKKNACGLDLCDGEQPAKSEPARDFGQQAMEEEEEETLTYDEATKADSERWLQDTRHCCSTGDFSEIPIISSPELKESDLEAEEYSSLCELAGSEQKSVTYDVLPPKPPEMPTVLSSSEVPVSAEETVSTMEKESSAPAARLSGQSVILLGPAVGTETKVKSWFKSSLPHIQPEEESSGGETSHPEVADAKSALSIAVKQQLTPENTLGKTEPVSRGKSLRNKRVHCRLPEGDGPGSTVPSPFSDLPAAGSMAGACLGPDGQAEMPSKNAHSQTPRFPAEGLPARMCTRSFTALAEPRAPAPLEGLKAPAHQEKLGKKPTCGVKQRVAFKARKRSGRPAPKVVQNASDATLLVPGLVTAEEAAGPTLPEGDTVEAGERDQRSMILRSRTKTQEVFYTKRRRGKRAADVRLKNCKAPKKLISNNHLPPTFKLAAPGSPHKEGKVGARMKLPKAGPGVGGKMSERPLHSLKRKSTFISPIPTKKRNLVLRSNSGGVKEEKPEGPPSLFKKMPVAKKVKAKLPPKSSGEAVPKPPPPKEAPDVCIKITSRAAFQEATKTKVLPPRKGRGLKLEAIVQKITSPNLKKFACKSAATAAATAVAYGTSLSTAGAERERVVKHGGVAPAAGDTRLPRPVAAQKAPATPTAEQLCRNPNGRAPKGKLGGGKKLSTEGCQGEACAPALGVQPSAAMAAKSLGLLPKKRNRKGKVAALGMAKVPLGPAPPLALPRERAAGPGGGEEVPREGKKPKTEEKEAGGGEGPPEGRPTAGLARGPKPRANHSNYNGYSKRQRKRLAHGKAKAVPARCKSRGKRRRQAQQAPMLHPAEPEIRLKYISCKRLRADSRAPPFVPYVRVEQHGEFTTACTVVNSPGEEARLQRGPAGPAPRPRAALPASSTMHMGPVVSKALSAACLVCCLCRNPANYKDLGDLCGPYYPEDCLPKKKSRLKEKARAEGPGEDAIPPAVAERAPRGTEGGCGAGGKAARPEGAAEAAKQSALRSSPRGMFRRLQSCYCCDERTEGEEAAEKPRRHECHKAESPPQEPAGDTQEHWLHEACAVWTAGVFLVAGKLYGLQEAVKAAADLKCSSCQQAGATVGCCQKGCPHTYHYACAVDTGCLLTEESFSLKCPKHKRQPV; encoded by the exons ATGCAGTCCTTTCGAGAAAGGTGTGGTTTCCATGGCAACCAGCAGAGCTACCAGCCGACTTCACAAGATACATCACGCCTGGAGAATTACAGGCATCAAAGTCAGGCAGGGCCGAACTGCGAGCGGCAGAGGCTGGTGGCGAAGGAGTACTACAGTCAGCAGCAACTGCCGTACTCGGGCTACGAGAACAGCGCCGTGGAGAAATACCACCGGGGAAACAAGCAATTAGCGGGGCAGCAGCTGCAAGGCAGGCCGGCCTTTTCCAATTACGCCGTGCAGGAGAACAGCCCCTATCCGGCCCGTTATTCGGGGGACGAGAGCTTGCAGGCATGGGGCGGTCAGCCGCAGGCGCTGCCCGGCGGCGTGGCCAAGTATGAGGACAGCCTGATGAAGAAGACGGCGGCGttggcgggcgggcgggcatACCACGAACCGGCGGCTGCCCCGCTGCCCTTCCGGACTCATttccagcagcaacagcagcagcagcagcagcagcagcagcagccgccgcccACACTCCCCTACCCCAAGCTGCAGCGGCAGAAGCTGCCGAACGACGTCTCCTCGCCCATGCCCTTCTCGCAGAGCCCCCACTTCGGGCAGCACTCGCAGTCCTTCCCCGCCTCCTCCACCTACTCCTCGGTGCCGGGGGGCAGCCAGCCGGCACACTCCTACAAGAGCTGCACAGCGCCCTCGGGGCAGCCGCCGCTGGAGCGGCCCCTGGGCAGCGCCGCCAGCctggcccccggcccccgcgtGCCCAACCTGCATGGCTACCAGCCCAACCGCATCGGCTACGAGCAgcccccgcagccgccgccgcagcccccgcagccgccgccgccgcagcctCCGCAGCCGCCGCAGCCACCGCAGCCACCGCAGCCCTTGCAAGGGCGGCATCACGCCCCGGAGACCCTCCACTATCAAAACCTGGCCAAGTACCAACATTACAACCAGCCGGGCCAAACCTACTGCCAGGGTGACGCGCCGCCCGTCCGGACACCGGAGCAGTACTACCAGACCTTCAGCCCCAGTGCCAGCCACTCGCCAGCTCGCTCCGTCGGCAGGTCCCCGTCCTACAGCTCCACTCCCTCCCCGCTGATGCCCAACCTGGAGAACTTTCAGTACAGCCAGCAGCCGCTGAGCGCCGGCGCCTTCCCGTCCGGCATTGCCGACCACAGCCATTTCATGCCGCTGCTGAACCCTTCTCCCACCGACGGGACAAGCCCCGACGCTCAATCTGGGAACTGCAAAAACTTGCAGAAAGAGAAGCTGCCTGAAAACCTGCTGTCTGACCTGAGCCTGCAGAGCCTGACGGCGCTCACCTCCCAGGTGGAGAACATCTCCAACACCGTCCAGCAGCTGCTACTCTCCAAAGCGGCCGTGCCCCAGAAAAAGGGCATCAAGACGCCGGCGAGGACTCCTGAGCAGCTCAAGgggcagcactgcagccccGAGAGCAGCACCTACTCAGCAGAGCAGGTGGGGACCCCCCTGTCCGACTCACTGAGCACCCCCCAGTCCGTCCATGCCGAGACACAGGATGCCGACTATCTCAGCGGGTCAGAGGACCAGCTGGAGAGGAATTTTCTGTACTGCAACCAGAACCGCAGCCCTGCCCGTGTCAACAGCAACTCCAAGGCAAAGCCCGAGTCTGTGTCCACCTGCTCTGTGACCTCTCCAGATGACATGTCCACCAAATCGGACGACTCCTTCCAGAGCATCCACGCCAGCCTGCCCCTGGAGACCTTCACCAAGTACGTGACCAACGAACGGGACTGTCCCCGGCTGCTCCTCAGCGCCCTGTCCCAGGAGGAGCTGGCTTCCGAGATCATTGTCCTGCAGGATGCCATCAGCGAGAAGGCAGACAAAGCTTGGGCCAACTCGCCCATGCTGAGCAAGGAGGCCACCAAGTCCCCCTTCCAGCTGGAGAACCACCGGCCCTGTCTGGACTCCATGGTGAAGGGTGCGTGGCCCAGCCAGGGCGATTCCAGCACGCTCACTGAGCCCCTCAAGCTGGACAAGGCTTCAGGAGCCAGCGCAGGGAAGGACTTTGGCGAGGAGGTGTACGAGGGTCCCCAGGTGGAGTTCACGGCCACCGAGACCAAGGATGCACTGAAGGACGCGGCCCCGCTGGCCTTCAACTCCAAGCCCAGCATCCCAGTGGCGACGTCGAGTGCCGGAGCCACCGGCTACAGCTGCTACTCGAACACCACCGCCAACTCGGTGGGATCCGAGAACGCCATGGAGAACTTTGAGTGGCCAGAGGAGAGCCTGGGTGAGGCATGCCTGCGGTGGAAGGAGCTGGGCTCAGGTCTGCAGGCCACCGACCTCCCCAAGGGCTTGTTCCCCAGCAAATTGGTGGGCtcctgcaaagagaaaaaaaatgcctgcgGCTTGGATCTGTGTGATGGTGAGCAGCCGGCCAAGAGTGAGCCGGCCCGGGACTTCGGCCAGCAGGcgatggaggaggaagaggaggagacacTGACCTATGATGAGGCCACGAAGGCGGACAGCGAGAGGTGGCTGCAAGACACCCGGCACTGCTGCTCGACCGGGGACTTCAGTGAGATCCCCATCATCTCCTCACCAGAGCTGAAGGAGTCAGACCTGGAGGCGGAGGAGTACTCCTCGCTGTGCGAGCTGGCCGGCTCGGAGCAGAAGTCGGTCACGTATGATGTCTTGCCACCCAAGCCCCCAGAGATGCCCACTGTGCTGTCCTCCAGTGAGGTACCCGTGTCCGCCGAGGAGACTGTCAGCACGATGGAAAAGGAGAGCTCGGCTCCCGCTGCGCGCCTCTCTGGCCAGTCTGTCATCCTGCTGGGCCCTGCTGTGGGCACGGAGACCAAGGTGAAGAGCTGGTTCAAgtcctccctgccccacatccAGCCCGAGGAGGAGAGCAGTGGAGGGGAGACATCCCACCCGGAGGTGGCCGATGCCAAATCCGCCCTGTCGATTGCAGTGAAGCAGCAACTCACCCCTGAAAACACGCTGGGGAAGACAGAGCCTGTCTCACGGGGCAAGAGCCTCCGCAACAAGAGGGTCCACTGCCGGCTGCCGGAGGGGGACGGCCCTGGCAGCACCGTGCCCAGCCCCTTCAGTGACTTGCCGGCAGCCGGCAGCATGGCCGGCGCCTGCCTGGGGCCAGACGGCCAGGCAGAGATGCCAAGCAAGAATGCCCACAGCCAAACGCCCCGGTTTCCAGCCGAGGGTCTGCCAGCCCGCATGTGCACCCGCTCCTTCACCGCCCTCGCCGAGCCCCGTGCCCCGGCACCGCTGGAGGGGCTGAAGGCCCCCGCGCACCAGGAGAAGCTGGGGAAGAAACCCACCTGTGGCGTGAAGCAGCGGGTGGCTTTCAAAGCCAGGAAGCGCAGCGGCCGGCCAGCCCCCAAGGTGGTCCAAAATGCCAGCGATGCCACCCTCCTGGTGCCTGGCTTGGTGACAGCAGAGGAGGCGGCAGGGCCGACACTGCCGGAGGGGGACACGGtggaggctggggagagggaccAGCGGTCGATGATCCTGCGCTCCCGGACGAAGACGCAGGAGGTTTTCTACACCAAGAGGCGGCGGGGCAAGCGAGCAGCCGATGTCCGGCTGAAGAACTGCAAGGCACCCAAGAAGCTCATCTCCAACAACCACCTTCCGCCCACCTTCAAGCTggcagccccgggcagcccccACAAGGAGGGCAAGGTGGGCGCCCGGATGAAGCTGCCCAAAGCAGGGCCGGGCGTGGGGGGCAAGATGTCTGAGCGGCCCCTGCACTCGCTAAAGAGGAAGTCCACCTTCATCTCCCCCATCCCTACGAAGAAGAGGAACCTGGTCTTGCGGAGCAACAGCGGCGGCGTGAAGGAGGAGAAGCCGGAGGGCCCCCCCAGTCTCTTCAAGAAGATGCCCGTGGCCAAGAAGGTGAAAGCCAAGCTGCCCCCCAAGAGCTCCGGCGAAGCCGTCCCAAAGCCCCCCCCACCAAAGGAGGCCCCCGACGTCTGCATTAAGATCACCTCACGGGCAGCCTTCCAGGAGGCCACCAAGACCAAAGTGCTGCCTCCCCGCAAAGGCCGCGGCCTCAAGCTGGAGGCCATCGTCCAGAAAATCACCTCACCCAACCTGAAGAAATTCGCCTGCAAATCGGCAGCCACGGCGGCGGCCACGGCAGTCGCCTATGGCACCTCCCTGAGCACTGCGGGGGCGGAGAGGGAGCGGGTGGTGAAGCACGGCGGGGTGGCCCCGGCGGCGGGCGACACACGGCTGCCCAGGCCGGTGGCAGCACAGAAGGCGCCCGCCACGCCGACGGCCGAGCAGCTCTGCCGAAATCCCAATGGCCGAGCGCCGAAGGGGAAGCTGGGTGGTGGGAAGAAGCTCTCCACCGAGGGCTGCCAGGGTGAAGCCTGTGCCCCGGCCCTGGGGGTGCAGCCCAGCGCCGCCATGGCGGCCAAGAGCCTGGGGCTCCTGCCCAAGAAGAGGAACCGCAAGGGCAAAGTGGCAGCACTGGGCATGGCCAAGGTTCCCCTGGGTCCCGCACCACCACTGGCGCTGCCCCGGGAGCGTGCGGCCGGCCCAGGTGGCGGGGAGGAGGTACCACGGGAGGGGAAGAAACCAAAGActgaggagaaggaggcggGGGGCGGCGAGGGACCCCCCGAGGGACGCCCCACAGCCGGGCTGGCGCGGGGGCCAAAGCCACGGGCCAACCACTCCAACTACAATGGCTACTCCAAGCGGCAGCGGAAGCGGCTGGCTCACGGCAAGGCCAAGGCGGTCCCGGCGCGGTGCAAGAGCCGCGGCAAGCGGCGACGGCAGGCCCAGCAAGCCCCAATGCTGCACCCTGCCGAGCCCGAGATCCGGCTCAAGTACATCTCCTGCAAGCGGCTGCGGGCGGACAGCCGGGCCCCCCCCTTCGTCCCCTACGTCCGCGTGGAACAGCACGGCGAATTCACCACCGCCTGCACCGTCGTCAACTCGCCCGGTGAGGAGGCACGGCTGCAACGGGGACCGGCCGGGCCAGCGCCACGACCACGGGCAGCCCTGCCCGCTTCCTCCACCATGCACATGGGGCCGGTGGTGTCGAAGGCACtgagtgctgcctgcctggtCTGCTGCCTGTGCCGCAACCCTGCCAACTACAAGGACCTGGGGGACCTCTGTGGGCCCTACTACCCCGAGGACTGCCTGCCTAAGAAGAAGTCACGGCTGAAGGAGAAGGCACGGGCAGAGGGACCGGGCGAGGACGCCATCCCGCCCGCCGTGGCCGAGCGGGCGCCCCGAGGGACAGAGGGCGGCTGCGGTGCCGGCGGCAAGGCGGCGCGGCCAGAGGGTGCCGCCGAGGCGGCCAAGCAGAGCGCGCTGCGCTCCAGCCCGCGGGGCATGTTTCGtaggctgcagagctgctacTGCTGTGACGAGAGGACAGAGGGCGAGGAGGCGGCCGAAAAGCCCCGGCGGCATGAATGTCACAAAGCTGAGTCCCCGCCACAGGAGCCGGCGGGCGACACGCAGGAGCACTGGCTGCACGAGGCCTGTGCCGTATGGACCGCTGGGGTTTTCCTGGTGGCGGGGAAGCTCTACGGGCTGCAGGAGGCCGTCAAGGCGGCTGCCGACCTG AAGTGCTCGAGCTGCCAGCAAGCGGGAGCCACCGTGGGCTGCTGCCAGAAGGGGTGTCCCCACACCTACCACTACGCGTGTGCTGTCGACACAG GTTGCTTATTAACCGAAGAGAGCTTCTCTCTGAAATGTCCCAAACATAAG AGGCAGCCGGTGTAG